Proteins encoded within one genomic window of ANME-2 cluster archaeon:
- a CDS encoding PAS domain S-box protein → MEQKLTSILEQVLILSNMEKGGIYLKDRTNGDYVLTVHSPISEEFRQKHGRITHEWKSLYPVFIEGKVVVVSDTCTADITPERKRSTIKEGFRSYISIPLKRNNLVDGIIMASGSQVREYSEFQKKLFSTIGQQVSIAMKNLRSIEELKRSRDWYRELFSNAADGMYTNDLDGTFLSMNQAGADMLGLTIEKAVGTKIRDYLTEEGLEIASAVHAQILNGLTFFLPPVLEIVRTDGKKVFFEINMRPLMEDGKVVGLHGVARDIDKRFNAEKNMLVFSKALSKSIDGINISDGDHTITFINEAGAKIFGYSRSELIGQSASIFYTEEDLPDFYENVIPAIEKYGYYNGLILARKKSGTAFSLEVTLTSVFDKNKKAIANFAVFRERKQQRPPKP, encoded by the coding sequence TTGGAGCAGAAACTCACTTCTATACTCGAACAAGTCCTGATATTATCAAACATGGAGAAAGGTGGAATTTACCTTAAGGACAGGACGAACGGTGATTACGTACTTACTGTCCACAGCCCCATCAGTGAAGAGTTCAGGCAAAAACACGGCAGGATCACTCATGAATGGAAATCATTATATCCGGTCTTTATTGAAGGAAAGGTCGTGGTAGTATCAGATACCTGTACTGCCGATATTACTCCCGAAAGAAAAAGGTCGACCATCAAAGAAGGTTTCCGTAGCTATATTAGTATACCATTGAAAAGGAATAACCTGGTTGACGGTATTATTATGGCAAGTGGTTCACAGGTCAGGGAATATTCCGAATTCCAGAAAAAACTATTTTCAACCATCGGGCAGCAGGTAAGCATAGCAATGAAAAATCTCAGGTCAATTGAAGAATTGAAACGTTCCCGCGATTGGTATCGCGAGCTTTTCAGTAATGCAGCTGATGGAATGTACACCAACGACCTTGATGGTACTTTTCTTTCCATGAACCAGGCAGGTGCTGATATGCTGGGACTGACCATAGAAAAAGCTGTTGGGACGAAAATAAGGGATTATCTGACTGAGGAAGGTCTTGAGATCGCCAGTGCTGTACATGCACAGATACTGAATGGTTTGACTTTTTTCCTGCCTCCTGTACTTGAGATAGTCAGGACAGATGGAAAAAAAGTATTTTTTGAGATCAATATGAGACCCTTAATGGAAGATGGGAAGGTTGTGGGACTACACGGAGTTGCCAGGGATATTGACAAGCGGTTCAATGCAGAAAAGAACATGCTGGTATTTTCAAAGGCGTTAAGTAAATCTATTGATGGCATTAATATTTCTGATGGTGACCATACTATCACTTTCATTAACGAGGCCGGAGCTAAGATATTCGGGTATAGCAGGTCAGAATTGATCGGACAATCAGCGAGTATCTTTTATACCGAAGAGGACCTACCCGATTTTTATGAGAATGTAATTCCTGCAATAGAGAAATATGGATATTACAATGGGCTTATATTGGCCAGGAAAAAAAGTGGAACAGCATTTTCCTTAGAAGTAACGTTGACTTCGGTATTCGATAAGAACAAAAAGGCCATCGCAAATTTTGCGGTTTTTCGAGAGAGAAAACAGCAAAGACCCCCAAAACCATAA
- a CDS encoding DUF167 domain-containing protein encodes MPVSDAVRKSPDGVVIDIEVTPGTKTARVPSGYNTWRKRIEVRLSEPAQKGKANQQLLELMAVVLGIKISEVTLISGLTSHRKTIHVSGMDVEQVIELLSPPGDKD; translated from the coding sequence TTGCCAGTATCTGATGCAGTTAGAAAATCTCCAGACGGGGTGGTCATTGATATTGAAGTTACTCCCGGTACCAAGACCGCCAGGGTTCCCAGTGGTTACAATACCTGGCGAAAGCGCATTGAGGTCAGGCTCTCAGAACCCGCCCAAAAAGGCAAGGCAAACCAGCAGTTGTTAGAGTTGATGGCTGTTGTGCTGGGTATAAAGATCTCTGAAGTTACCCTTATTTCGGGCCTCACATCCCATAGAAAGACAATCCATGTTAGCGGAATGGATGTGGAACAGGTGATAGAGTTACTTTCCCCGCCCGGGGATAAGGATTAA
- a CDS encoding toprim domain-containing protein, protein MSVIEDMERLEQLEELVQELLQQSEEGAAIIVEGKRDRRALRELGITGPVKLGTQKSLLELCEEVAREYNKVIVLTDWDENGDKLARLMAEFLYNAGATVNTDIRQKIKALVKKRIKDIESLNTHIVNLRVELKTTTHNSI, encoded by the coding sequence ATGTCAGTAATAGAAGACATGGAACGTCTGGAACAGCTCGAAGAGCTGGTACAGGAACTCTTGCAGCAGTCTGAGGAGGGTGCCGCAATAATCGTTGAAGGGAAGCGGGACCGCAGGGCATTAAGGGAGCTGGGTATTACCGGACCGGTAAAATTGGGGACTCAAAAGTCATTGCTTGAACTCTGTGAAGAGGTGGCCAGGGAATATAATAAGGTGATAGTACTGACCGACTGGGATGAAAATGGGGATAAACTTGCACGGCTCATGGCGGAATTTTTATACAATGCTGGCGCGACAGTGAATACTGATATTAGGCAAAAGATAAAGGCACTGGTCAAGAAAAGGATAAAGGACATTGAAAGCCTGAACACACATATAGTTAACCTGAGAGTGGAACTGAAAACCACAACTCATAATAGTATATGA
- a CDS encoding DNA primase, translating to MQNTDTTKYIVHAKIRADGVVERPDVVGAIFGQTEGLLGNDLDLRDLQKTGRIGRIEVNIKSTAGKSNGMIDIPSSLDKAETAILAASLETIDRIGPCMANIEIIKVEDIRASKRQHIVNRAKHILTDMFDENVPESQEITDEVKQSIRVEEMTYYGKDNIPCGPNVMDSDAIIVVEGRADVLNLLRYGIKNAIAVGGTNVPQAVAELCKKKKVTAFTDGDRGGELIIKELLQVTEIDFIARAPDGKGVEELVQKEIVRSLRQKIPVEQAMERYQIGGNRQRSSSQQPVRRQERREVKPRVVKAPAPTVKPRAIERPHRNSRRDESVKTLATEFKEHMDELNGTLSGRLLDDNKKIIKEVTVKDLANSIKDVDSNVKSVVFDGVITQRLVDIASEKDIRDIIGAKIGNVTKAPANLRIASTGQL from the coding sequence ATGCAAAACACAGACACTACAAAGTATATAGTTCATGCTAAAATAAGAGCCGATGGCGTTGTTGAAAGACCTGATGTGGTAGGCGCCATATTCGGTCAGACCGAAGGGTTGCTTGGCAACGACCTTGACCTGCGCGACCTCCAGAAGACCGGGCGTATTGGCAGGATAGAGGTCAATATCAAGTCAACAGCAGGCAAGTCCAATGGTATGATAGATATTCCATCGAGTCTTGACAAGGCTGAGACAGCCATACTGGCAGCTTCCCTGGAGACCATTGACCGGATAGGGCCATGCATGGCAAATATTGAAATAATCAAGGTTGAGGATATCCGTGCTTCTAAACGGCAGCATATCGTGAATCGGGCAAAGCACATCCTCACAGATATGTTCGACGAGAACGTACCTGAAAGCCAGGAGATAACTGATGAGGTCAAGCAATCCATAAGGGTGGAGGAAATGACCTATTACGGAAAGGATAATATCCCGTGTGGTCCCAATGTAATGGACTCTGATGCCATTATTGTTGTGGAAGGACGGGCCGATGTGCTCAACCTGTTGCGATATGGTATTAAGAATGCAATCGCAGTTGGTGGTACCAATGTTCCACAGGCAGTTGCAGAACTGTGCAAGAAAAAGAAGGTCACGGCATTTACTGACGGCGACCGTGGCGGCGAACTCATCATCAAGGAACTTCTGCAGGTGACAGAGATTGATTTTATTGCACGTGCTCCTGACGGCAAGGGTGTGGAAGAACTGGTACAAAAGGAAATAGTAAGGTCTCTGCGCCAGAAGATACCTGTTGAGCAGGCAATGGAAAGGTACCAGATAGGTGGGAACAGGCAGAGGTCATCTTCGCAGCAACCGGTTCGCAGGCAGGAACGTAGAGAGGTCAAGCCCAGAGTTGTGAAAGCTCCTGCTCCTACCGTGAAGCCCCGTGCTATCGAAAGGCCGCACAGGAACAGTAGAAGGGACGAATCGGTCAAGACCCTTGCCACAGAGTTCAAGGAACACATGGACGAATTGAATGGTACGTTAAGTGGAAGGTTACTGGACGACAATAAAAAAATCATTAAAGAAGTGACTGTGAAGGATCTTGCCAATTCAATAAAGGATGTGGACAGCAATGTTAAAAGCGTTGTGTTCGATGGGGTCATAACCCAGAGACTGGTGGACATTGCATCAGAAAAAGATATCAGGGATATTATCGGTGCAAAGATCGGAAACGTGACCAAGGCACCGGCAAACCTGCGTATCGCTTCCACGGGCCAGTTATAA
- a CDS encoding DHH family phosphoesterase: protein MHRLDKRAGLCADAISKAGDIHVVSHIDADGLTSAAIICTALERAGREYTVEFARQLDVSILERIADSNPGLTVFTDLGSGMIDRILALDIDAVISDHHIPAGDCPTHLNPHVFNINGAYEISGAGTTFLLARALGDNNDLAGLAVVGAVGDLQHVKQGELTGLNRQIMSVGQNSGVLQCQRDLAMFGKQTRPIYKMLQYSSDPYIPGLSGNEDACINFLKGVGLRFQGEGWLKWIDLTDEDKKHVVSGLIQYCIGAGIPAYKIERMVGEVYTLLLEREGTETRDASEYSTLLNATARYDRAKTGLAVCMGDREKEYENAIHLLAEHRRNLVEGINLVKSQGMVTLNNFQYFDAGSKIKDTIVGIVAGMSTSAVGNRNLPVIAFADTDDGVKVSGRGNYDLVRKGLNLGVSLNTAAQAVGGMGGGHDIAAGATIPEAAKSEFIKHLDQIIGCQLKKS from the coding sequence ATGCATCGTCTGGACAAAAGGGCAGGACTCTGTGCAGATGCCATCTCAAAAGCAGGGGATATCCATGTTGTATCCCATATCGATGCGGATGGACTCACATCTGCCGCTATTATCTGTACTGCCCTGGAGAGGGCGGGCAGGGAATATACTGTAGAGTTTGCCCGCCAGCTTGATGTATCGATCCTTGAGAGGATTGCAGATAGTAATCCTGGCCTGACGGTCTTTACTGACCTGGGCAGCGGGATGATTGACAGGATACTTGCACTGGATATAGATGCGGTCATATCAGACCACCACATCCCAGCAGGGGATTGTCCCACGCACTTGAATCCCCACGTGTTCAATATCAATGGCGCATACGAAATAAGCGGCGCAGGTACTACTTTTTTGCTGGCCCGTGCTTTAGGGGATAACAATGACCTGGCCGGGCTGGCAGTGGTAGGTGCGGTGGGAGACCTGCAGCATGTCAAGCAGGGCGAGCTCACAGGTTTAAACCGGCAGATCATGAGTGTAGGCCAAAACAGCGGTGTATTGCAGTGCCAGCGTGACCTGGCAATGTTCGGGAAGCAGACCAGGCCCATCTACAAGATGCTGCAATATTCATCCGACCCGTACATACCAGGGCTTTCAGGAAATGAAGATGCGTGTATCAATTTTTTAAAGGGCGTAGGGTTGCGTTTCCAGGGCGAAGGATGGCTCAAATGGATAGACCTCACAGATGAGGACAAAAAGCACGTTGTTTCCGGACTGATACAATATTGCATAGGCGCGGGTATCCCGGCTTATAAGATCGAGCGCATGGTAGGAGAGGTATATACCCTTTTGCTGGAGCGGGAGGGTACCGAGACCAGGGACGCATCTGAATATTCCACCCTGCTCAATGCAACAGCCAGGTATGACAGAGCAAAGACCGGCCTTGCTGTATGCATGGGTGACAGGGAAAAGGAATATGAAAATGCGATCCATTTACTGGCAGAGCACAGGCGCAATCTTGTTGAGGGTATAAACCTGGTGAAGTCACAGGGTATGGTTACCCTTAATAACTTCCAGTATTTTGATGCAGGCTCGAAGATCAAGGATACTATTGTCGGTATAGTGGCAGGTATGAGTACCAGTGCAGTAGGTAACAGGAACCTGCCTGTAATAGCCTTCGCAGATACTGATGACGGCGTGAAGGTATCGGGCAGGGGTAATTATGACCTGGTACGTAAGGGCCTGAACCTTGGAGTCTCATTAAATACTGCCGCACAGGCCGTGGGAGGTATGGGGGGAGGACATGATATTGCTGCCGGTGCAACTATCCCGGAGGCGGCAAAATCTGAATTTATCAAGCATCTTGACCAGATAATCGGCTGCCAGTTAAAAAAGTCTTGA
- a CDS encoding DUF128 domain-containing protein — MQIKKGTNPSGEPIIFTLSRIEDLMYRVTFDPSTYTGKLVINISLINSEHINDVLPIFRDVMLSGLTVSPLIKLLSPGESIGDLTIPPSMHGIATVCSITVDGVLLKHGIPIKPRFGGLVEIRNGVPLRFTDLVMYDSTTLDPLEILMSQSLTSVSDMLTSGSGKILANLREITMTARETVEEALDELVSAGFGGILEVGEPNSDILGISLERDHFGVVVVGGTNAEAVAQEQGFKIDTHAMSTLMDVNEMVPIDRLI, encoded by the coding sequence ATGCAAATAAAAAAAGGTACAAACCCATCAGGTGAACCTATTATATTCACGCTATCGCGTATTGAAGACCTTATGTACAGGGTGACCTTCGATCCATCCACGTATACTGGTAAGTTAGTGATCAATATCTCACTGATAAACAGCGAACACATCAATGATGTTCTCCCGATATTCCGTGATGTTATGTTAAGCGGCCTGACTGTCAGCCCCCTGATAAAATTACTGTCTCCGGGAGAATCGATTGGAGATTTGACCATCCCCCCTAGCATGCACGGCATCGCCACAGTATGCAGTATCACTGTCGACGGCGTGCTTTTGAAACACGGAATTCCCATTAAACCACGGTTCGGAGGTCTGGTAGAGATCAGGAATGGAGTACCGTTGCGTTTCACTGACCTGGTCATGTACGACAGTACCACCCTGGACCCGCTTGAGATACTTATGTCCCAGTCCCTCACTTCTGTAAGCGATATGCTCACCAGCGGTTCAGGCAAGATACTCGCCAATTTGCGGGAGATTACCATGACAGCACGGGAAACAGTAGAGGAAGCGCTGGACGAACTGGTATCTGCAGGATTTGGCGGCATACTGGAAGTGGGCGAGCCCAACTCAGATATACTCGGCATCAGCCTGGAGCGGGACCACTTTGGAGTTGTTGTCGTGGGAGGCACAAATGCAGAAGCTGTGGCACAGGAACAGGGATTCAAGATAGATACGCATGCCATGTCCACACTCATGGATGTTAATGAAATGGTACCCATTGACAGGTTGATATGA
- a CDS encoding undecaprenyl diphosphate synthase family protein, producing MGLFSRLYQLRLEQDILKDHKTSLPTSIVLILTESDLLDADFSRRLNEFIEWCREYSINILTIYISLIDVDPDISDKIYRELQMKITDTLKEVDATINLITIDGLNHHLKTAKGRNMHINVSLGYGGKKELTEAFRDIMSKIDSGELTPGQIDGSVIEQNLLIKYEPDLVIRSGGKRLADFLIWQSVYSEIYFTDVSWMNFRKLDLLRAIRDFQKRQRRFGK from the coding sequence ATGGGATTATTCTCCAGATTATACCAGCTCAGACTTGAACAGGACATACTCAAGGACCACAAAACATCACTCCCCACCAGTATTGTGCTTATCCTTACAGAAAGTGACCTGCTGGATGCGGACTTTTCCAGGCGTCTCAATGAGTTCATCGAATGGTGCCGGGAATACAGCATCAATATTCTGACTATCTATATCAGTTTGATCGATGTGGACCCCGACATCTCTGACAAGATTTATCGTGAACTCCAAATGAAGATAACAGACACGTTAAAAGAAGTAGATGCCACAATCAACCTCATTACCATTGACGGTTTGAATCATCATCTGAAGACTGCAAAAGGCAGGAATATGCACATAAACGTATCTCTGGGATACGGAGGCAAAAAAGAACTGACTGAAGCATTCAGGGATATTATGTCAAAGATAGACTCGGGTGAATTAACACCCGGACAAATAGATGGCTCGGTAATAGAGCAAAACCTTCTTATTAAATATGAACCCGACCTTGTCATACGTTCTGGCGGAAAACGCCTTGCAGATTTCCTGATATGGCAGTCCGTCTACTCAGAGATCTATTTCACTGATGTAAGCTGGATGAATTTCAGGAAACTCGACCTGCTGCGGGCGATACGGGATTTCCAGAAACGCCAGCGCAGGTTTGGGAAATAA
- a CDS encoding TIGR00297 family protein yields the protein MVSMLMVLEKNAHSGYFLFVMLIAVLLPFIPGPYVAALFFAITLILAIGPHKNIVPAFSLWGFSFAIFIMSFLSVILGYTDYEFPAYILGASIFITAAGSLGAVSVRNRGVRKPRLDSKFISATSSIALILFGALSACAAAYWITAWMNIPISLSQLFFLTLIGGVTCALLESIPSRADKYLTLMMGTGMVMWLFASFGYYVNFSHLSATFIFSLFLAYLAYRMDIADVSAMLAATLLGVLIIVFTNLNWYLILIMFFLLGGAFTKYQYNYKVMRGIAQGKGGVRSYENVLSNSITALILAVVYGVYHELYPALAPVLLFAYLGAVATATGDTLASEIGETNRGKPILITTLKPVKPGTDGGVTRLGEAVCIGGSVVIGVLALVLGVIDIHPGSAVTYVVWLLVVVLGGFGGTNFDSLLGATLQQKGWLSNSGVNLIATMGGAFISGAAYYVLCGHVV from the coding sequence ATGGTATCAATGCTTATGGTTCTTGAAAAGAATGCACATTCAGGTTATTTTTTGTTTGTTATGCTCATAGCTGTATTATTGCCGTTCATACCTGGACCATATGTGGCAGCGTTGTTTTTTGCAATAACGCTTATCCTTGCTATAGGGCCACACAAGAATATAGTACCTGCATTTTCATTATGGGGTTTTTCTTTTGCGATATTCATCATGAGTTTTTTGAGCGTTATTCTTGGATACACTGATTATGAATTTCCTGCATACATCCTGGGCGCGTCTATTTTCATCACTGCAGCTGGCAGTTTAGGGGCCGTGTCTGTTAGGAACAGAGGTGTAAGAAAACCCCGCCTGGATAGTAAGTTCATTTCAGCCACTTCAAGTATTGCCCTGATACTATTTGGTGCCCTGTCTGCTTGTGCTGCAGCTTACTGGATCACTGCCTGGATGAATATACCGATTTCATTGAGCCAGCTGTTCTTTCTCACATTGATAGGCGGAGTGACCTGTGCATTACTGGAATCTATACCATCGAGGGCTGATAAATATCTCACACTGATGATGGGCACGGGTATGGTTATGTGGTTATTTGCAAGTTTTGGCTATTATGTGAACTTTTCACATTTATCCGCAACCTTCATTTTCTCATTGTTTTTGGCGTACCTGGCGTACCGCATGGATATTGCTGATGTGTCTGCCATGCTGGCGGCAACACTGCTTGGCGTATTGATAATAGTGTTCACGAACTTGAACTGGTACCTGATCCTCATCATGTTCTTCCTGCTGGGCGGTGCTTTTACCAAATATCAGTATAACTACAAGGTAATGAGGGGGATCGCACAGGGTAAGGGTGGGGTGAGAAGTTATGAGAATGTGCTGAGCAATTCCATTACTGCATTAATACTGGCTGTGGTGTACGGTGTGTACCACGAATTATATCCTGCTCTGGCTCCTGTACTGCTGTTTGCGTACCTGGGTGCAGTAGCCACGGCCACAGGTGATACCCTGGCCAGCGAAATCGGGGAGACCAATAGGGGTAAACCTATTCTTATCACTACGTTAAAGCCGGTTAAACCGGGTACCGATGGTGGAGTGACACGGCTGGGTGAAGCTGTGTGTATAGGAGGTTCCGTTGTTATTGGGGTACTTGCACTGGTACTTGGCGTGATCGACATACATCCGGGCAGTGCTGTTACGTATGTTGTATGGCTTTTGGTAGTGGTACTGGGCGGATTTGGCGGGACTAATTTTGACAGCTTGCTGGGTGCCACGTTGCAGCAAAAGGGTTGGCTTTCCAACAGTGGTGTAAATCTTATAGCTACTATGGGCGGCGCATTTATATCAGGGGCTGCCTATTATGTGCTGTGCGGGCATGTAGTGTAG
- a CDS encoding non-histone chromosomal MC1 family protein, producing MTGTRNFVLRDKKGNEHGVFTGKQPRQAALKAANRGKGTKKKPDTIILRERGTKKLHVYEGWREEVAAPKNKPSWMPDKIKKPNVKKINIELIDKV from the coding sequence ATGACAGGAACAAGAAACTTTGTATTAAGGGACAAAAAAGGTAATGAGCATGGAGTGTTTACTGGCAAACAGCCCAGACAGGCAGCCCTGAAGGCAGCCAACAGGGGCAAAGGAACCAAGAAGAAGCCAGATACAATTATCCTGAGGGAAAGAGGCACCAAAAAGCTTCACGTGTATGAAGGATGGAGAGAAGAAGTAGCAGCTCCAAAGAACAAGCCAAGCTGGATGCCTGACAAGATCAAAAAACCAAATGTGAAAAAGATCAACATTGAATTAATAGACAAAGTATAA
- a CDS encoding DUF362 domain-containing protein — MANSKVYLIKTNDRRSGIQELLRQFDLGILSGKRIGIKANYNSADPFPASTHIDTLSTITESLQEHGAEVVLAERSGMGNTGNVLRQMGVSGLAAELDFDIVVLDGGTGGEWVRQTGSHWKRGFLFPRVFRDVDAIIQTCCLKTHRYGGHFTMSLKNSVGMVAKFDPEDGYNYMSELHSSRHQRKMIAEINTAYEPEFVIMDALQGFSKDGPDTGTLIDPGIMIASKDRVALDAVGVSLLRIYGTTDEVSKGAIFQQEQIARAVELGLGASGPDKIDVVSINPEAQEICSRIEMMLKE, encoded by the coding sequence TTGGCAAATTCGAAAGTATACCTTATAAAGACCAATGACCGAAGAAGTGGCATACAGGAATTGTTGCGGCAATTTGATCTTGGGATACTGTCTGGTAAAAGAATTGGCATAAAGGCTAATTATAACAGCGCTGATCCATTTCCGGCCTCCACACATATTGATACATTATCCACGATAACTGAGAGCTTGCAGGAGCATGGGGCAGAGGTAGTACTGGCAGAAAGAAGTGGAATGGGGAACACGGGAAATGTGCTTAGACAAATGGGTGTATCAGGACTAGCAGCAGAGCTGGATTTTGATATTGTGGTGCTGGACGGTGGTACCGGCGGTGAATGGGTCAGGCAGACCGGCAGTCACTGGAAGAGGGGATTCCTGTTTCCCAGGGTATTCAGGGATGTTGATGCGATCATCCAGACCTGCTGTCTTAAGACCCACAGGTATGGGGGTCATTTCACCATGTCTCTTAAGAACAGTGTGGGTATGGTGGCAAAATTCGATCCTGAGGATGGTTATAATTACATGTCCGAACTCCATTCATCCAGGCACCAGAGGAAGATGATCGCAGAGATCAATACGGCATATGAACCTGAGTTCGTAATAATGGACGCTCTACAGGGTTTTTCAAAAGATGGCCCTGATACCGGGACCCTGATCGATCCCGGGATAATGATAGCCAGTAAGGACAGGGTGGCTCTGGATGCAGTGGGAGTGAGCCTCCTCAGGATATACGGGACTACAGATGAGGTTTCCAAAGGAGCTATATTCCAGCAGGAACAGATAGCAAGGGCGGTGGAACTTGGGCTGGGTGCTTCCGGTCCTGATAAGATTGATGTGGTTTCGATCAATCCCGAGGCTCAGGAGATCTGTTCCAGGATAGAAATGATGTTGAAAGAGTGA
- a CDS encoding DUF4386 domain-containing protein encodes MGNIIKFATGSYQSKLVPRLISVWSIIGSTMIIVVTLIHMIVGSTVIPFIFSHLPVISNELFLAVWLIVKGFNPSAIASRLLKQE; translated from the coding sequence ATAGGGAATATCATCAAGTTTGCCACAGGCTCGTATCAATCAAAACTCGTTCCACGATTAATATCCGTATGGAGTATTATTGGCTCCACAATGATAATAGTGGTAACCTTGATACATATGATAGTTGGTAGTACAGTAATTCCGTTCATCTTCTCTCATCTTCCGGTAATATCGAATGAACTATTTCTAGCGGTATGGCTTATAGTCAAAGGATTCAATCCATCTGCAATCGCTTCCAGGCTGCTGAAACAGGAATAA
- a CDS encoding type II toxin-antitoxin system RelE/ParE family toxin, whose product MKYNYEVSRQLERELDKLRRKNKKQYGIILKKMSEILENPLHYKALQHDMKGLRRVHIDKSFVLIFEIVETENKVIFQDFDHHDNIY is encoded by the coding sequence TTGAAATACAATTACGAAGTCAGCAGGCAGCTTGAAAGGGAATTGGATAAACTCAGACGAAAAAATAAAAAGCAATATGGAATAATTTTGAAAAAGATGAGTGAAATACTGGAAAATCCTCTACATTACAAGGCGCTTCAACATGACATGAAAGGATTACGAAGAGTCCATATTGATAAATCCTTTGTACTAATTTTTGAAATTGTTGAAACAGAAAACAAAGTGATTTTTCAGGATTTTGACCACCATGACAATATTTACTAA